A single Streptomyces mirabilis DNA region contains:
- a CDS encoding sugar ABC transporter substrate-binding protein gives MNTRNTRLRRTAIALACSAMTVSLAACGVVDGIGGSSTKASPTKGDDITVGLLLPEKANTRYEKFDYPIIEQQVAKLTNNKGKVDYANAAQDANKQSQQFQQMVADKVDVILVDAVDSKAIASDVQKAKDAGIPVIAYDRLAQGPIDAYISFDNELVGQVQGKALLEALGTDAASKKIVMMNGSPTDPNAAQFKAGALGELNGKVVISKSYDTKDWDPAVGKANMEKAITAIGLNNIAGVYSANDGLAGAVIDALKTMGVSKVPPVTGQDAELDAVQRIVRGEQYMSVYKSYPDEASAAAEMAVAKVQGRGIEFDALTRDKVDSPTNKKIPSQLMPVVALTKANIKETVIQDGIYTVKQICAASTKADCTAIGLK, from the coding sequence GTGAACACTCGTAACACCCGGCTTCGTCGTACCGCCATAGCCCTGGCCTGCTCCGCGATGACCGTCTCCCTCGCCGCGTGCGGTGTCGTGGACGGGATCGGCGGCAGCAGCACCAAGGCGAGCCCGACCAAGGGTGACGACATCACGGTTGGTCTGCTCCTCCCGGAGAAGGCCAACACCCGTTACGAGAAGTTCGACTACCCGATCATCGAGCAGCAGGTCGCCAAGCTCACGAACAACAAGGGCAAGGTCGACTACGCCAACGCGGCTCAGGACGCCAACAAGCAGAGCCAGCAGTTCCAGCAGATGGTGGCCGACAAGGTCGACGTGATCCTCGTCGACGCGGTGGACTCCAAGGCCATCGCGAGCGATGTGCAGAAGGCCAAGGACGCGGGCATCCCCGTCATCGCCTACGACCGTCTGGCGCAGGGCCCGATCGACGCCTACATCTCCTTCGACAACGAGCTCGTCGGCCAGGTCCAGGGCAAGGCCCTCCTGGAGGCGCTGGGCACCGACGCCGCCTCGAAGAAGATCGTCATGATGAACGGCTCGCCCACCGACCCGAACGCGGCGCAGTTCAAGGCCGGCGCCCTGGGTGAGCTCAACGGCAAGGTCGTCATCTCCAAGTCGTACGACACCAAGGACTGGGACCCGGCCGTCGGCAAGGCCAACATGGAGAAGGCCATCACGGCCATCGGCCTCAACAACATCGCCGGTGTCTACTCCGCCAACGACGGACTCGCGGGTGCCGTCATCGACGCCCTGAAGACCATGGGCGTCAGCAAGGTGCCGCCGGTCACCGGCCAGGACGCCGAGCTGGACGCGGTGCAGCGGATCGTCCGGGGCGAGCAGTACATGAGCGTCTACAAGTCCTACCCCGACGAGGCCTCCGCGGCCGCCGAGATGGCCGTGGCGAAGGTCCAGGGGCGTGGTATCGAGTTCGACGCGCTCACCCGCGACAAGGTCGACAGCCCCACGAACAAGAAGATCCCCTCCCAGCTGATGCCCGTGGTCGCCCTGACCAAGGCGAACATCAAGGAGACGGTGATCCAGGACGGCATCTACACCGTCAAGCAGATCTGCGCGGCCTCGACCAAGGCGGACTGCACGGCGATCGGCCTCAAGTAG